The following coding sequences are from one Phenylobacterium glaciei window:
- a CDS encoding YjhX family toxin, which yields MNISKAQQRTLHALAQGGQILLERDDRGHVTRATCISRDGWRLDECDLAVFKSLKKRRLIASRDGQPYRVTRDGLVNLRAQLDNRTSVRGW from the coding sequence TTGAACATTTCCAAAGCGCAGCAACGCACGCTGCACGCCCTGGCCCAAGGCGGCCAGATTCTCCTTGAACGCGACGACCGAGGTCACGTGACCCGGGCCACCTGCATCAGCCGCGATGGCTGGCGGCTCGACGAATGCGATCTCGCCGTCTTCAAAAGCCTCAAGAAGCGACGGCTGATCGCCAGCCGCGATGGCCAGCCCTATCGGGTGACCCGCGACGGTCTGGTGAACCTGCGGGCCCAGCTCGACAACCGGACGTCAGTCCGGGGTTGGTGA
- a CDS encoding ATP-binding protein, with protein MSGVLLDLVQRSFPIDPDTPGALIYERFEAEPDTLAIAVVGADGAPVGLVERTAFFLAMAGQFGRALYAGRPISLLMNPEPLVVEGSVDVAAFCGEALAERPSELLRGFIVTQGGLYAGVGSALCLLQATNAASRAHADEMTTLAAAMDQARMEAQAALTAKSQFLAVMSHEIRTPLNGVLAIADILARKLAQPELIPYVRGIQDSGETLLRLLTDALDLSRADAGRLELNEDSFALARVTGDLSTLWGARAELKGLTLNIVYDGPADQWALGDEIRIKQVFNNLIGNALKFTESGGVEVALRVRRDGVHLAVEGEVSDTGAGVPEDRLASIFQPFSQTESGLKQGGAGLGLSICRELVDQMGGTIGAAGNAAGGLCLSFAIPLFDLPAPCEIALAQEAQRLEQGGLHILIADDNATNRLVAETLCDMFGATTESVEDGLQALTAATERRFDLILMDIRMPNLDGVAATRAIRALPGVAGQVPILALTANADPWDAVSYMAQGMNGVVEKPIKPERLMVAINEALDNDRRAVAA; from the coding sequence ATGTCCGGCGTCCTCCTCGACCTCGTCCAACGTTCGTTTCCCATCGACCCCGACACCCCAGGCGCCCTGATCTACGAGCGGTTCGAGGCCGAGCCCGATACCCTCGCCATCGCGGTGGTCGGCGCCGACGGCGCGCCGGTGGGGCTGGTGGAGCGCACCGCCTTCTTCCTGGCCATGGCCGGCCAGTTCGGCCGCGCCCTCTATGCCGGCCGCCCGATCTCCCTGCTGATGAACCCCGAGCCCCTGGTGGTGGAGGGCTCTGTCGATGTGGCGGCCTTCTGCGGCGAGGCCCTGGCCGAGCGGCCCTCGGAACTGCTGCGCGGCTTCATCGTCACGCAAGGCGGCCTCTATGCGGGGGTGGGCAGCGCGCTCTGCCTGCTGCAGGCCACCAACGCCGCCAGCCGCGCCCACGCCGACGAAATGACCACCCTGGCTGCAGCCATGGACCAGGCGCGGATGGAGGCCCAGGCGGCGCTCACCGCCAAGTCGCAGTTCCTGGCGGTGATGAGCCACGAGATCCGCACGCCCCTGAACGGCGTCCTGGCCATCGCCGACATCCTGGCGCGCAAGCTCGCCCAGCCCGAGCTCATTCCCTATGTGCGCGGCATCCAGGATTCCGGCGAAACCCTGCTGCGCCTGCTCACCGACGCCCTGGACCTGTCGCGGGCCGACGCCGGCCGGCTGGAGCTGAACGAGGACAGCTTCGCCCTGGCCCGGGTGACCGGCGACCTGTCCACCCTCTGGGGCGCCCGGGCCGAACTGAAGGGCCTCACCCTGAACATCGTCTATGACGGCCCCGCCGACCAGTGGGCCCTGGGTGACGAGATCCGCATCAAGCAGGTGTTCAACAACCTGATCGGCAATGCGCTGAAGTTCACCGAGAGCGGTGGCGTCGAGGTCGCGCTCCGCGTCCGCCGCGACGGCGTCCACCTGGCCGTGGAGGGCGAGGTCTCCGACACCGGCGCGGGCGTACCGGAGGACCGGCTGGCCAGCATCTTCCAGCCCTTCAGCCAGACCGAGTCGGGCCTGAAACAGGGCGGGGCAGGTCTTGGCCTCTCCATCTGCCGCGAGCTGGTGGACCAGATGGGCGGGACCATTGGGGCGGCCGGCAACGCCGCAGGCGGCCTTTGTCTCAGCTTCGCCATCCCGCTGTTCGACCTGCCGGCGCCTTGCGAGATCGCCTTGGCGCAGGAGGCGCAGCGCCTGGAGCAGGGGGGGCTCCACATCCTGATCGCCGACGACAACGCCACCAACCGCCTGGTGGCCGAGACCCTCTGCGACATGTTCGGGGCCACCACCGAGAGCGTCGAGGACGGACTGCAGGCGCTGACCGCCGCCACCGAGCGTCGCTTCGATCTGATCCTGATGGACATCCGCATGCCCAACCTGGACGGGGTCGCCGCCACCCGCGCCATCCGCGCCTTGCCGGGCGTGGCCGGGCAGGTGCCGATCCTGGCGCTCACCGCCAACGCCGATCCGTGGGACGCGGTCAGCTACATGGCCCAGGGCATGAATGGCGTGGTGGAAAAGCCCATCAAGCCAGAACGCCTGATGGTCGCGATCAATGAGGCCCTGGACAACGACCGGCGCGCGGTCGCGGCTTAG
- a CDS encoding ATP-binding protein, translated as MAKKDAASHSEAERLAATGGLDLSELRPTLARIARLAQAYARSPNCDIVLVEGAQTWHASRPEGWKSNVRSEESFAAVILQSDDVLWIEDASADPRFKDHKGVTGALGIRFCAGAPIRLADGRGVGAVIVSNTEPRAFDRDFADYLIDLAALAADEWKRHTAREDLAKAAGEVAAARNMISAFVQAAPVALCMVDKEMRVIQASPRWRAQRQSEDVAGQSLYEAYPDTQRWAPVYNRCLKGQQVQHDRVPVNLPDGRHLWARVEINPWREADGEIGGLLIMSVDVTRTAEALEEAKRNEERLKLALEIGELRMWEMDWKRRELTGAGYQSPQAGEVDGSTYEELDADIWRAVHPADREGATRAWDAYIEGGAPFRQVYRMPQMDGPHQWHYSACEAIRDERGRIVRVLGVLRNIDKEKRGELELVKAKEEAETANKAKSEFLANMSHEIRTPLNGVMGIAGALARTDLTSSQAEMVNLIETSAQTLEALLTDILDLARIEAGRLEIRPEPFDMATSVNACASLFHASAEAKDLKLTVEVDPYAQGSFQGDAPRIRQILTNLLGNAVKFTSGGEVKLSVKARRDETSTHLTFEVSDTGIGFDEETRQRLFGRFQQADGSITRRFGGTGLGLAISRSLAEAMGGTLSATSAPGKGSTFALDLELQRRHGAVDLWGEHEAAEGEEADLDSMRVLLAEDHPTNRRVVELILGAAGVDLTCVENGAEAVDEAARANFDLILMDMQMPVMDGLTAIRAIRRREGREKAAPTPIYTLTANAMPEHAQASSEAGADGHITKPITADGLLRVVEQVWTEKAGAGVAADEARALRA; from the coding sequence ATGTTTTGTGGATCGAGGACGCCAGCGCCGATCCACGCTTCAAGGACCACAAGGGCGTCACCGGCGCGCTTGGCATCCGCTTCTGCGCCGGCGCGCCGATCCGTCTGGCCGATGGCCGGGGCGTGGGGGCTGTCATTGTCTCCAACACCGAGCCCCGCGCCTTTGACCGGGATTTCGCCGACTACCTGATCGACCTGGCGGCCCTGGCCGCCGACGAGTGGAAGCGCCACACCGCCCGCGAGGACCTGGCCAAGGCGGCCGGCGAGGTGGCCGCCGCCCGCAACATGATCTCCGCCTTCGTCCAGGCCGCGCCCGTGGCCCTGTGCATGGTCGACAAGGAGATGCGGGTCATCCAGGCCAGCCCCCGCTGGCGCGCCCAGCGGCAGAGCGAGGACGTCGCCGGCCAGAGCCTCTATGAGGCCTATCCCGACACTCAGCGCTGGGCCCCGGTCTATAACCGCTGCCTCAAGGGCCAGCAGGTGCAGCATGACCGGGTGCCGGTGAACCTGCCCGACGGCCGCCACCTGTGGGCGCGGGTGGAGATCAATCCCTGGCGCGAGGCCGACGGCGAAATCGGCGGCCTGCTGATCATGTCGGTGGACGTCACCCGCACCGCCGAGGCCCTGGAAGAGGCCAAGCGCAACGAGGAACGCCTGAAGCTCGCCCTGGAGATCGGCGAGCTGCGCATGTGGGAGATGGACTGGAAGCGCCGCGAACTGACCGGCGCCGGCTATCAGTCGCCGCAGGCCGGCGAGGTCGACGGTTCGACCTATGAGGAGCTGGACGCCGACATCTGGCGCGCCGTCCATCCCGCCGACCGCGAAGGGGCGACCCGCGCCTGGGACGCCTATATCGAGGGCGGCGCGCCCTTCCGGCAGGTCTACCGCATGCCGCAGATGGATGGCCCCCACCAGTGGCACTATTCCGCCTGCGAGGCGATCCGCGACGAGCGCGGCCGCATCGTGCGGGTGCTGGGGGTGCTGCGCAATATCGACAAGGAAAAGCGCGGCGAACTGGAGCTGGTGAAGGCCAAGGAAGAGGCCGAGACCGCCAACAAGGCCAAGAGCGAGTTCCTGGCCAATATGAGCCACGAGATCCGCACCCCGCTGAACGGAGTGATGGGCATCGCCGGCGCCCTGGCCCGCACCGACCTGACCTCAAGCCAGGCCGAGATGGTCAACCTGATCGAGACCTCGGCCCAGACCCTGGAAGCCCTGCTCACCGACATCCTGGACCTGGCCCGCATCGAGGCCGGCCGGCTGGAGATCCGCCCCGAGCCCTTCGACATGGCCACCTCGGTCAACGCCTGCGCCTCGCTGTTCCATGCGAGCGCGGAGGCCAAGGACCTGAAGCTGACCGTCGAGGTCGATCCCTACGCGCAGGGGTCCTTCCAGGGCGACGCCCCGCGCATCCGCCAGATCCTCACCAACCTGCTGGGCAATGCGGTAAAGTTCACGAGCGGCGGCGAGGTGAAGCTGTCGGTCAAGGCGCGGCGCGACGAGACCTCCACCCACCTGACCTTCGAGGTCTCCGACACCGGTATCGGCTTCGACGAGGAGACCCGCCAGCGGCTGTTCGGGCGCTTCCAGCAGGCCGACGGCTCGATCACGCGCAGGTTCGGCGGCACAGGCCTCGGGCTCGCCATCAGCCGTTCGCTCGCCGAGGCCATGGGCGGAACCCTCTCGGCCACCTCGGCGCCCGGCAAGGGCTCCACCTTCGCGCTCGACCTGGAACTGCAACGCCGGCACGGGGCGGTGGACCTGTGGGGCGAGCACGAGGCGGCCGAGGGCGAGGAGGCCGACCTCGACAGCATGCGGGTGCTGCTGGCCGAGGACCATCCCACCAACCGCCGGGTCGTGGAGCTGATCCTGGGCGCCGCCGGCGTCGACCTGACCTGCGTCGAGAACGGCGCCGAGGCGGTGGACGAGGCCGCCCGCGCGAACTTCGACCTGATCCTGATGGACATGCAGATGCCGGTGATGGACGGCCTGACCGCCATCCGCGCCATCCGCCGCCGCGAGGGCCGGGAAAAGGCTGCGCCCACGCCGATCTACACCCTCACCGCCAACGCCATGCCCGAGCACGCCCAGGCCTCGTCAGAAGCCGGCGCCGACGGCCACATCACCAAGCCCATCACCGCCGATGGTTTGCTCCGCGTGGTGGAACAGGTGTGGACGGAGAAGGCCGGAGCCGGCGTGGCGGCCGATGAGGCGCGGGCGTTGAGGGCCTAA